The proteins below come from a single Triticum aestivum cultivar Chinese Spring chromosome 5D, IWGSC CS RefSeq v2.1, whole genome shotgun sequence genomic window:
- the LOC123122582 gene encoding prostatic spermine-binding protein encodes MAALATATAVHGSQAAGALAVAAQRLLVLLALAMEAVNNGADIFTEDQQEIIKQFGRIKSETVPENKDAGSDDDDDDDEDEDDETGDADDDDADAGEDFSGEEGEDDDEDDDPEANGDDAGAGSDDDDGDDDDDDGEDGEDDDDDDEDEDEEDEEDEDQPPAKKKK; translated from the exons ATGGCGGcgctggcgacggcgacggcggtccACGGGAGCCAGGCGGCGGGCGCGCTGGCCGTCGCCGCGCAGAggctgctggtcctcctcgctCTCGCG ATGGAAGCTGTAAACAATGGAGCCGATATCTTCACTGAAGACCAGCAAGAAATTATCAA GCAATTTGGCAGAATCAAATCCGAGACTGTGCCTGAGAACAAGGATGCAGGgtctgatgacgatgacgacgatgatgaagatgaggatgatgaaactggtgatgctgatgatgatgatgccgaTGCTGGGGAAGACTTCTCAGGTGAAGAaggcgaggacgatgacgaggacgacgacccTGAGGCGAATGGCGACGACGCTGGTGCGGGgagcgacgatgatgatggtgatgacgatgatgatgatggtgaagatggcgaggatgacgacgatgatgatgaggacgaggatgaggaggacgaggaagatgAGGACCAgccgccggccaagaagaagaaatGA